A genomic stretch from Brucella sp. BE17 includes:
- a CDS encoding C69 family dipeptidase, giving the protein MKDLVMKTTKLYKIISLNILILLYLYSSAFASYGFYVGKNLTEDGSVLIGGTGEEVSGHWLTVVPAKKHPEGSTISVGATDKADMPGKLMEIPQSPETFKYINMNYSDFEGFPAPLTNGGLNEHGVAIRDIWSNSRDELVSMTPNPQTGPQYSDLARIALERATTAREAVEIMGDLINKYGYTTYGGNSHLIADKDEGWVVLQFAGGKGLWVAERLGPDDVRVSYPGYMGDIPADITDNVNYMASPNFYDFAIEQGWWKREGDKPFNVHDVYSEQNRPMRTGQRHWTIETVEKELHDMAPVTLKKMMKLVRDPRVSTERSGYGEVAQLRNTAHSGLNLLWVAPTGSVTAPFVPYHIGINKIIPEYGIHRYLFRDAGSKFLNAEYQSQEATQFAGRLFKQVMYHTCANPETFMPEVTQALEAFEAKQIEDIAEVQATADILYNAEKPELASKYLTEYSVRQSERALDLGNALLASIEARAKLLHGIETVEGIAINAEGADMPCRKK; this is encoded by the coding sequence ATGAAAGATTTAGTTATGAAAACTACGAAATTATACAAGATTATCTCCTTGAATATATTAATATTATTATACTTATACTCGAGTGCATTCGCAAGTTATGGGTTTTATGTTGGAAAAAACCTAACAGAAGATGGCTCTGTACTAATTGGCGGCACTGGAGAAGAAGTGTCTGGGCACTGGTTGACAGTAGTACCAGCTAAAAAGCATCCAGAAGGTTCGACAATATCTGTGGGGGCAACTGACAAAGCCGACATGCCAGGCAAACTTATGGAAATTCCCCAATCGCCTGAGACTTTCAAATACATAAATATGAATTATAGCGATTTCGAGGGCTTTCCAGCGCCATTAACCAATGGTGGTTTAAACGAGCATGGGGTCGCAATTCGGGATATCTGGTCGAACTCACGCGATGAACTGGTCAGCATGACCCCTAATCCACAAACGGGGCCACAATATAGTGATCTTGCACGCATTGCCTTGGAACGGGCGACAACAGCGCGTGAAGCCGTCGAGATTATGGGGGACCTGATCAATAAGTATGGCTACACTACATATGGTGGAAACTCGCACCTGATTGCAGACAAGGACGAAGGCTGGGTGGTGCTACAATTTGCTGGCGGCAAAGGATTGTGGGTTGCCGAACGCTTGGGCCCAGATGACGTGCGCGTCTCTTATCCGGGGTATATGGGTGATATTCCAGCCGACATCACTGACAACGTGAACTATATGGCGTCACCGAATTTTTATGATTTCGCTATCGAACAGGGGTGGTGGAAACGCGAAGGCGACAAGCCATTTAATGTTCATGACGTTTATAGTGAACAAAATCGCCCGATGCGTACAGGTCAAAGACACTGGACAATTGAAACAGTGGAAAAAGAACTACACGACATGGCACCGGTCACATTGAAGAAGATGATGAAACTAGTGCGCGATCCACGTGTATCAACCGAGCGCTCTGGCTATGGTGAAGTAGCTCAACTGCGTAACACAGCTCATTCAGGTCTAAACCTACTGTGGGTTGCCCCAACTGGCTCTGTTACAGCGCCTTTTGTACCTTATCATATTGGTATAAATAAGATCATACCGGAATATGGGATTCACAGATACTTGTTTCGCGATGCAGGTTCCAAATTCCTCAATGCCGAATATCAATCTCAGGAAGCCACACAGTTTGCAGGCCGTTTGTTTAAGCAAGTAATGTATCATACGTGCGCAAATCCTGAAACCTTCATGCCAGAAGTTACCCAAGCTCTTGAAGCTTTCGAAGCGAAGCAGATCGAGGATATCGCTGAAGTTCAGGCAACGGCTGATATTCTATACAATGCTGAAAAGCCAGAATTGGCTTCAAAATATTTAACTGAATATAGCGTCCGTCAGTCAGAACGAGCATTGGACCTTGGTAACGCACTGCTTGCTTCAATCGAAGCTCGTGCGAAACTTCTTCACGGCATTGAAACTGTTGAAGGTATAGCTATAAATGCTGAAGGTGCTGACATGCCGTGCCGTAAAAAATAA
- a CDS encoding iron ABC transporter permease: MIRIISLSLLLLVSISASLAYGDHTVSFSDLLSVLTQPAGINPQVEMIVLDLRMPRALLAALVGAALAVAGAIAQAVMRNPLAEPGILGINAGAALAAMIVFVGLGKAPIQLLPWAGFAGAGGMATAIYMLSWRNGGTSSLRIILIGIGLSALAGAATTFLTAFGEVGDVQRAMIWLSGSVYHADWLAVHVLTLWLVTPLALTMMSSRQLDLIRFGDNAARSLGQRVNFVRGLMILLCVLLSGAAVAAAGLISFVGLVAPHMARRIVGPAHARLIPVSALIGATLVVAADLAGRSIIAPAQLPAGIVTALIGAPFFAYLLWGRRHVPA; the protein is encoded by the coding sequence ATGATCCGCATCATCTCTCTCTCGTTGCTGCTGCTGGTCAGTATTTCCGCTTCTCTGGCTTATGGCGATCATACCGTATCGTTCAGCGATCTGTTGTCGGTTCTGACACAGCCCGCGGGCATCAATCCTCAGGTCGAGATGATCGTACTCGACCTGCGCATGCCACGCGCGTTACTGGCCGCACTGGTCGGCGCAGCTCTCGCTGTGGCCGGGGCAATAGCACAGGCTGTGATGCGCAACCCGCTCGCCGAACCCGGTATCCTCGGCATCAATGCCGGCGCGGCTCTTGCGGCCATGATCGTCTTCGTGGGGCTCGGCAAGGCACCGATCCAGCTTTTGCCCTGGGCTGGCTTTGCCGGCGCTGGCGGGATGGCAACTGCAATCTACATGCTGTCATGGCGCAATGGTGGCACCTCGTCGCTGCGCATTATCCTGATAGGCATCGGGCTTTCCGCCCTCGCGGGCGCGGCCACGACCTTTCTCACCGCCTTCGGCGAGGTTGGAGACGTGCAGCGTGCCATGATCTGGCTCTCTGGCAGCGTCTATCACGCGGATTGGCTGGCAGTGCACGTCCTCACACTCTGGCTTGTCACGCCCCTGGCCTTGACGATGATGTCGAGTCGGCAACTCGACCTGATCCGTTTTGGCGACAATGCCGCGCGGAGCCTTGGACAGCGCGTCAACTTCGTTCGAGGATTGATGATCCTGCTTTGCGTGCTTCTGTCCGGCGCGGCCGTCGCCGCCGCCGGGTTGATCAGCTTCGTCGGGTTGGTCGCGCCGCATATGGCCCGCCGAATTGTCGGTCCGGCCCATGCAAGACTGATCCCCGTGTCGGCTTTGATCGGCGCAACGCTGGTTGTGGCGGCGGACCTTGCGGGTCGCTCGATCATTGCCCCCGCCCAGCTTCCGGCTGGAATCGTAACCGCGCTGATCGGCGCACCTTTTTTCGCATATCTGCTATGGGGGCGTCGTCATGTCCCGGCCTGA
- a CDS encoding TonB-dependent receptor encodes MTAQGVRGATFALAAALLMAASSASIAAAQAQQITQGQFPFDIKAKPVPQAVNDIGRIAGLSVVFRENRPISATGNLVRGSMTAEQALATMLAGTGLGYSFSNPTTVQVFEVAAENVAPLSADGATMLDPITIYGARDATSLNDTSASVGIVTAEEIEDSQIRNFRDSFRRMANVMDADWVNGGFVIRGVNSEGFNTGANPIGSLYVDGVLQSTEGTRRGARGLWDVEQVEVYRGPQSTLSGRAAMAGAIYIKTKDPTFEKEAEVSATVGNDHLAGTAFMVNTPLLEDQIAMRIAGSFERSKSNLTAPSFTGFDRYDDYMTNLTYNIRGKMLFTPAELPDTKALLSYSFAHDAPTERNIGGPGQGFRWEDKRADYYLPIYTEVRSTKVHNVGLEITHDFSDALRFTSQSGVTHDIHQRPSINEGTSGEVNTLNGDRKNTLFTQEARLNYESERWKWVGGVFGSHQNYSNTYDGTLGFYNQFQDDHRKITNLAAFGEATYEFLPSWHLTAGGRIDYTKQSTDYFYRMRDSRSPNSPRITDYSGSGKETNFVPKIGISKDFGDDHTAGFSYSQGFRNGGIAYDTVNRVMYNYDPESSHSYEIFYKGSWLDDRLRLNANFFYIQYRDQQVDIEDFANLTNRIANAAGARAYGFEIEPTWQVTHQLSTFLALGYLDTKFDRESEAGTIDLPGFPFPEAPEWSIGLGGRYEFENGFYVGGDAKYTSSYMARFSANTPNSFVGSRTIVNAQAGYQLDGWEINAFAENLLDEEYLTYLEADRMATLGQGRSFGLNVKAKF; translated from the coding sequence ATGACGGCTCAAGGGGTACGAGGGGCAACATTTGCGCTGGCGGCGGCGCTGCTGATGGCGGCGAGCAGTGCTTCAATCGCGGCAGCACAAGCGCAGCAAATCACGCAGGGACAATTCCCCTTCGACATCAAGGCCAAGCCCGTGCCGCAGGCTGTTAACGATATTGGTCGCATTGCCGGACTTTCTGTCGTGTTCCGCGAAAACCGGCCGATATCCGCTACCGGCAATCTCGTTCGGGGCTCGATGACCGCCGAGCAGGCACTGGCAACCATGCTCGCCGGAACCGGCCTGGGCTACAGTTTCAGCAATCCGACGACTGTACAAGTCTTCGAGGTGGCGGCCGAAAACGTTGCGCCTTTATCGGCTGACGGCGCTACGATGCTCGACCCCATCACCATCTATGGTGCGAGAGATGCGACGAGCTTGAACGACACCTCCGCAAGCGTAGGGATCGTTACGGCTGAAGAAATTGAGGACAGCCAGATCCGCAACTTCCGCGATTCCTTTCGTCGCATGGCGAATGTCATGGACGCCGACTGGGTTAACGGCGGCTTCGTCATTCGCGGCGTGAACTCGGAGGGCTTTAATACCGGCGCAAATCCTATCGGGTCTCTTTATGTCGACGGGGTATTGCAGTCGACCGAAGGAACCAGACGCGGCGCACGTGGTCTATGGGATGTCGAGCAGGTGGAGGTCTATCGTGGACCTCAATCGACACTGAGCGGTCGCGCTGCGATGGCGGGCGCAATTTATATCAAGACCAAGGACCCGACCTTCGAAAAGGAGGCTGAAGTTTCTGCAACCGTCGGCAACGATCATCTGGCTGGAACCGCCTTCATGGTAAACACGCCGCTTCTTGAAGACCAGATCGCCATGCGCATCGCCGGCTCGTTCGAGCGCAGCAAGAGTAATCTCACTGCCCCATCCTTCACAGGCTTCGATCGCTACGACGATTACATGACGAACCTTACCTACAACATCCGTGGCAAGATGTTGTTCACGCCCGCTGAACTCCCCGACACAAAAGCCCTGCTCAGCTACTCCTTCGCACATGACGCGCCCACCGAACGAAATATTGGCGGGCCGGGTCAGGGCTTCCGATGGGAGGACAAAAGGGCGGACTACTATCTGCCGATCTACACAGAGGTTCGCTCTACCAAAGTCCACAATGTGGGTCTGGAAATCACGCATGACTTTTCCGATGCGTTGCGGTTCACCTCTCAATCCGGCGTAACGCATGACATTCATCAGCGCCCTTCCATCAATGAGGGCACGTCAGGCGAAGTCAACACACTGAATGGAGATCGAAAGAATACGTTGTTTACCCAGGAAGCTCGCTTGAACTATGAGAGCGAAAGATGGAAATGGGTCGGCGGCGTCTTTGGAAGCCATCAGAATTATAGCAACACCTATGATGGAACACTTGGCTTCTATAACCAGTTTCAGGATGATCACAGGAAAATTACAAATCTTGCCGCGTTCGGTGAGGCTACATATGAATTTTTGCCGAGTTGGCACCTTACAGCCGGAGGCCGTATCGATTACACGAAGCAGTCGACGGACTATTTCTATCGAATGCGCGATTCACGGTCTCCGAATAGTCCCCGTATAACTGATTATTCAGGGAGCGGTAAGGAAACGAATTTTGTTCCGAAGATTGGAATATCAAAGGATTTCGGCGACGATCATACGGCTGGGTTTTCCTATTCGCAGGGCTTTCGCAATGGCGGAATTGCTTACGATACGGTCAACCGGGTCATGTATAACTATGATCCGGAAAGCTCGCATAGCTACGAAATCTTCTACAAGGGAAGCTGGCTGGACGATCGTCTCAGGTTGAACGCCAATTTCTTCTATATCCAGTACAGAGACCAGCAGGTGGACATTGAAGACTTCGCGAACCTTACCAACAGGATCGCGAATGCCGCAGGCGCGCGCGCCTATGGCTTCGAAATCGAGCCAACCTGGCAGGTTACGCATCAGCTCTCCACATTCCTTGCACTCGGCTATCTCGACACGAAGTTTGACCGGGAAAGTGAGGCCGGCACGATCGATCTACCCGGCTTTCCGTTCCCGGAAGCCCCGGAGTGGTCCATTGGCCTGGGTGGTCGCTACGAGTTCGAGAACGGCTTCTACGTCGGCGGAGACGCAAAATACACCTCTTCGTACATGGCTCGGTTCTCGGCAAATACGCCCAACAGTTTCGTCGGTTCCAGAACGATCGTAAACGCGCAGGCTGGCTACCAGCTGGACGGTTGGGAAATCAATGCATTTGCTGAAAACCTTCTTGACGAAGAATACCTGACCTATCTCGAAGCAGACAGAATGGCGACCCTGGGCCAGGGTCGTAGTTTCGGATTGAATGTCAAGGCGAAGTTCTGA
- a CDS encoding iron-siderophore ABC transporter substrate-binding protein, which produces MLLAAIPAWASCDGRTIAKNVYEAPVCLPEKPQRVVVLDQFYNLGMALELNIPVVGAPLMAAPDAELRERATDASITDIGDARQPNLELIISLKPDLIVGEAQFHGQFYDKLALIAPTALIDAANWKQHFLLLADVADRPDEGATLLKAYEARASAIRTRVSADVEVSVIRVAPHGFHVYLDGPSAYAPYAVLREAGIRRTVYETTEGDAVLKRPDWEELDALNSDILLYVVAAGNVPGQDEALNALTIGNPFWQMLPAVQEGHAYRVEKGAWFGFNSIASAHRVLDDIERYVLTRP; this is translated from the coding sequence ATGTTGTTGGCAGCTATTCCAGCGTGGGCATCGTGCGATGGGAGAACAATAGCCAAGAATGTTTATGAAGCCCCGGTTTGTCTGCCCGAAAAGCCGCAACGCGTGGTTGTCCTCGATCAATTCTATAATCTGGGGATGGCTCTCGAACTGAATATTCCGGTCGTTGGTGCGCCGCTGATGGCGGCACCGGACGCAGAATTGCGCGAGCGTGCGACAGATGCCTCGATCACGGACATCGGTGACGCGCGTCAGCCCAATTTAGAGTTGATAATCAGCCTCAAGCCAGACCTTATTGTCGGCGAAGCGCAATTCCATGGCCAGTTCTACGACAAACTGGCTCTGATCGCACCGACAGCCCTGATCGACGCGGCGAATTGGAAGCAGCACTTCCTTCTGCTGGCAGATGTTGCGGATCGGCCAGATGAGGGTGCCACGCTTTTGAAAGCCTACGAGGCCCGTGCGTCCGCTATCCGCACTCGCGTGTCTGCTGACGTCGAAGTGTCGGTCATCAGAGTCGCACCGCATGGCTTTCATGTCTATCTTGACGGTCCTTCGGCCTATGCGCCCTACGCTGTCCTTCGGGAGGCGGGTATAAGGCGCACCGTCTATGAAACGACTGAGGGTGACGCGGTGCTAAAGCGCCCGGATTGGGAGGAGTTGGACGCCTTGAACAGCGATATTCTACTCTACGTGGTTGCTGCGGGAAATGTGCCCGGCCAGGACGAGGCACTGAATGCGCTGACCATTGGAAATCCGTTTTGGCAGATGCTTCCTGCGGTGCAGGAGGGACATGCGTATCGTGTTGAGAAGGGGGCATGGTTTGGTTTCAACAGCATCGCCTCTGCCCATCGGGTTCTCGACGACATCGAACGCTATGTCCTGACCAGGCCGTGA
- a CDS encoding FecR domain-containing protein: protein MRIANQPPQNRSEAELHEEARQWFVSLLEQPTAARRAAFEKWVRADSAHYDAYRAVETTWQAAEGPGRRLAEREADQLAIYLEAMDQAKAHKKTFRRLSALSVLLVAILAGGIWLERPNVFEDMRADYNSARGERRSITLSDGSSVLLDADSAFDEDFTGTERRVRLLRGSAFFDVAVSDVPFVVQTGYAEVRVHGTAFGVHLLENGGGIVTLERGVVEVTTNERPETTMLAPGQQVHFNTAGIASVEDVNVDDELAWRDGRFVFYRASLADVVSEIQRYRRGRIVIATSRLAEEHVTGSISLADTDAALASLQASLGFRMTTVAGRLTIIGP, encoded by the coding sequence ATGCGTATAGCCAACCAGCCACCGCAGAACCGATCCGAAGCCGAGCTTCACGAGGAAGCCCGACAGTGGTTCGTCTCGCTGCTGGAGCAGCCAACCGCCGCAAGGCGGGCTGCGTTCGAGAAGTGGGTTCGGGCCGATTCCGCCCACTATGACGCCTATCGGGCTGTCGAGACCACCTGGCAAGCGGCGGAAGGCCCCGGTCGGCGTCTCGCCGAGCGGGAGGCTGACCAACTCGCCATCTATCTGGAGGCGATGGATCAGGCCAAGGCGCATAAGAAGACTTTTCGTCGGCTCTCGGCTCTGAGCGTCCTCCTCGTCGCCATACTCGCCGGCGGCATATGGCTGGAGCGTCCGAATGTTTTTGAGGACATGCGCGCCGACTATAACTCTGCGCGTGGCGAGCGCCGCAGCATCACGCTTTCGGATGGGTCGTCCGTATTGCTCGACGCCGACAGCGCCTTTGACGAGGACTTTACGGGCACGGAGCGGCGCGTTCGTCTTCTGCGCGGCAGTGCGTTCTTCGATGTTGCCGTTTCAGATGTTCCCTTTGTCGTCCAGACAGGATACGCCGAGGTGCGCGTTCATGGCACCGCCTTCGGTGTTCACTTGCTGGAGAATGGCGGCGGCATTGTGACGCTGGAACGTGGTGTCGTCGAGGTGACAACCAACGAACGTCCCGAAACCACGATGCTCGCACCGGGGCAGCAGGTCCATTTCAATACCGCTGGCATCGCTTCCGTCGAGGACGTAAACGTTGATGACGAGCTTGCGTGGCGCGACGGACGCTTCGTCTTCTATCGCGCAAGTCTCGCAGACGTAGTCAGCGAAATCCAGCGCTATCGTCGCGGGCGGATCGTTATAGCCACGTCGCGACTGGCGGAAGAGCATGTGACCGGCAGCATCTCGCTTGCCGACACCGACGCCGCGCTTGCCTCGCTCCAGGCCAGTCTCGGCTTCCGCATGACGACGGTTGCCGGACGCCTTACGATCATTGGACCCTAG
- a CDS encoding iron ABC transporter permease yields MTGTTVIGCHNSRVDAMRASSLAALCLATASLAVWSVMLGTSRIAVADVLAALFAFDGSREHLVVTTLRLPRVLAGLLAGSSLAVAGAIMQAVTNNPLASPGLLGINAGASFAVVLAISVLGAGSSNTHIWFAFGGAGLAAVVVYALASAGVAGATPLKLVLAGAVLSTFLTSLTTAILIFDQTTLDAVRLWTAGSLTGRTMAHVTAVAPYILVGLTAALIFRRHLMTLSLGTTLAQSVGQNPVMWRGLAVVIVILLAGGAVSLAGPIGFVGLVVPHIARMMVSVDYRWIIPFSAAGGALLILVADTVGRTFFTSQSFPVGVTMMLVGAPFFIWITRRRVDGAS; encoded by the coding sequence ATGACAGGAACCACGGTGATCGGCTGTCACAATAGCCGCGTGGATGCAATGCGCGCCTCATCGCTGGCGGCGCTGTGTCTTGCCACGGCGAGTTTGGCGGTCTGGTCAGTGATGCTCGGCACGTCGCGCATTGCGGTTGCGGATGTGCTTGCGGCGCTCTTTGCGTTCGATGGCTCGCGCGAACATCTGGTGGTGACGACGCTGCGCCTGCCACGCGTGCTGGCCGGGCTCCTGGCCGGCTCCTCACTGGCGGTAGCAGGTGCGATCATGCAGGCTGTGACGAACAACCCGCTCGCTTCGCCCGGTCTGCTTGGCATCAATGCCGGGGCGTCCTTCGCCGTGGTGTTGGCGATATCCGTGCTCGGGGCAGGATCGAGCAACACCCATATCTGGTTCGCCTTCGGCGGCGCGGGCTTGGCAGCCGTTGTGGTCTATGCGTTGGCCTCGGCCGGAGTTGCCGGCGCGACCCCTCTCAAGCTGGTGCTGGCCGGGGCAGTGCTGTCTACTTTCCTGACCTCGCTGACCACCGCGATCCTCATTTTCGACCAGACCACACTCGACGCGGTGAGGCTGTGGACGGCCGGTTCGCTTACCGGCCGCACTATGGCTCACGTGACCGCCGTAGCACCCTATATTCTCGTGGGCCTGACCGCGGCCCTGATCTTTCGCCGCCATCTCATGACATTAAGCCTCGGAACAACGCTCGCCCAATCTGTCGGGCAGAACCCAGTCATGTGGCGTGGTCTCGCCGTTGTTATAGTCATTCTGCTTGCCGGCGGTGCGGTATCGCTCGCCGGTCCCATCGGTTTTGTCGGGCTGGTCGTCCCGCACATTGCACGGATGATGGTCAGCGTTGACTACCGCTGGATCATCCCGTTCAGCGCGGCTGGCGGCGCGCTGCTGATTTTGGTTGCGGACACCGTGGGCCGGACCTTTTTCACCAGCCAGAGTTTTCCGGTTGGGGTGACGATGATGCTTGTCGGAGCCCCCTTTTTCATATGGATCACTCGCCGCCGCGTGGACGGTGCCTCATGA
- a CDS encoding IS3 family transposase (programmed frameshift) has translation MKRNRFTDEQIIGILKKHETGTPVAELCRKHGVSDASIYKWKAKFGGMDVSEAKRLKTLEDENTKLKRLLADAMLDNAALKDLFGKEVVTPAARRKAVAHVMDYHQMSERRACKAMGFCRMTIRYETRRSDDHDLRERMKELAHERRRFGYRRLHVLLRREGHLVNHKRLFRLYREEKLTVRKRGGRKRAIGTRAPMLIPTAANVHWSLDFVSDQLTDSRRFRVLTVVDDCTRECLTLVADTSLSGLRVARELDRIIERRGKPKMIVSDNGSEFTSNAILHWADRTKVEWHYIAPGKPIQNAFIESFNGRLRDELLNETLFSSLTHARSALLNWRSDYNDHRPHSGLGWMTPAEFAQTINPRRDAVLRSRNDSAPQPAATAPNTATQNRWSKLKTE, from the exons ATGAAGCGCAACCGTTTTACAGACGAACAGATCATCGGCATTCTGAAGAAGCACGAGACGGGCACGCCTGTCGCGGAGCTTTGTCGCAAGCACGGCGTCAGCGATGCCAGTATCTATAAATGGAAAGCCAAGTTCGGCGGCATGGACGTGTCCGAGGCAAAGCGGTTGAAGACGCTGGAAGACGAAAACACGAAGCTGAAACGGCTCCTGGCCGATGCGATGCTCGACAACGCCGCTTTGAAAGACCTTT TTGGGAAAGAAGTGGTGACGCCCGCAGCAAGGCGTAAAGCTGTCGCTCATGTGATGGATTACCACCAGATGAGCGAACGGCGGGCGTGTAAAGCCATGGGCTTTTGCCGTATGACGATCCGTTACGAAACCAGGCGCAGCGATGACCATGACCTTCGCGAGCGGATGAAGGAGCTGGCGCATGAACGTCGCCGCTTTGGATATAGACGTCTTCATGTGCTGCTCAGGCGTGAGGGTCACCTTGTGAACCACAAGCGGCTCTTCCGGCTCTATCGGGAGGAGAAGCTGACGGTACGCAAGCGTGGCGGGCGTAAGCGGGCGATAGGCACCCGAGCGCCGATGTTGATCCCGACGGCTGCCAATGTTCACTGGTCGCTGGACTTCGTGTCAGATCAGCTCACCGATAGCCGCAGGTTCCGGGTGCTTACGGTCGTCGATGATTGCACAAGAGAATGCCTGACTCTTGTCGCCGATACGTCCCTTTCCGGCTTGCGGGTTGCCCGTGAGTTGGACCGGATCATCGAAAGACGTGGCAAGCCGAAGATGATCGTCAGTGACAACGGCAGTGAGTTCACCAGTAACGCAATCCTGCATTGGGCGGATCGGACCAAAGTGGAATGGCACTATATAGCGCCTGGCAAACCGATCCAGAACGCCTTCATCGAAAGCTTCAATGGACGGCTACGAGACGAGCTCCTGAATGAAACGCTATTCTCGTCACTGACCCATGCACGATCAGCGCTTTTAAACTGGCGCAGCGATTACAACGATCATCGACCACACTCTGGACTCGGCTGGATGACGCCTGCCGAGTTCGCTCAGACAATCAACCCGCGACGTGATGCGGTGCTGCGCAGCCGGAACGACTCCGCCCCCCAACCCGCCGCTACCGCCCCAAATACAGCAACCCAAAACCGCTGGAGCAAACTCAAAACTGAATAA
- a CDS encoding ABC transporter ATP-binding protein, with protein sequence MSRPDVNGNIDLAAEGVTVSYGRAVVVKDLDLIIPRGAFTALIGPNGSGKSTILHALGGLLAPMAGTVRLDRRPIAEFSTREIARRIGMLAQGPGAPEGLSVLDLVRQGRYPHLSLFGRRSERDDAVCEQALLLTGMQDLAGQPLDSLSGGQRQRAWIAMALAQETPILLLDEPTTFLDLAHQIEVMELVSRLVAERGKTVVAVLHDLNQAARYADHMVMLKKGKIVATGRPSAVMTAGILQHVFGVAAIIITDPVAGTPMCIPAAS encoded by the coding sequence ATGTCCCGGCCTGACGTAAACGGAAACATAGACCTCGCCGCCGAAGGCGTTACGGTCTCCTATGGCCGCGCGGTGGTCGTAAAAGATCTCGACCTTATCATTCCTCGCGGCGCCTTCACCGCGTTGATCGGGCCGAACGGTAGCGGCAAGTCGACCATCCTGCACGCGCTTGGCGGCCTGCTTGCGCCGATGGCTGGCACAGTCCGGCTGGACAGGCGGCCCATAGCCGAATTTTCGACAAGGGAAATCGCACGACGCATAGGCATGCTGGCGCAAGGGCCGGGCGCGCCGGAAGGGTTGTCGGTGCTGGATTTGGTCCGGCAGGGCCGGTATCCGCACCTTTCCCTGTTTGGTCGCAGGTCCGAACGGGACGATGCGGTTTGCGAGCAGGCTTTGCTGCTGACCGGGATGCAAGACCTTGCCGGGCAACCGCTCGACAGCTTGTCCGGCGGCCAGCGCCAACGAGCGTGGATCGCGATGGCGCTTGCGCAGGAGACCCCCATCCTACTGCTCGACGAACCCACAACGTTTCTCGATCTCGCTCATCAGATCGAGGTGATGGAGTTGGTGAGCCGCCTGGTTGCTGAGCGCGGCAAGACAGTCGTTGCCGTGCTGCACGATCTCAATCAGGCTGCACGCTACGCCGACCACATGGTCATGCTTAAGAAAGGGAAGATCGTGGCCACCGGCCGTCCAAGCGCTGTGATGACTGCCGGGATCTTACAGCATGTCTTCGGGGTTGCCGCTATCATCATTACAGATCCCGTTGCTGGTACACCGATGTGTATCCCTGCTGCCTCCTGA
- a CDS encoding RNA polymerase sigma factor: MNGKTDEIAALYIAEHERLKRQIGSRLGCSSTASDLVHDIFLRLWERTAVRLAEPAAYLTRSARNATIDHIRAERRRSEFFGGFVSEQYAAHSASPEDVVSARQELRSIHDALAELPTRTRHIFLLNRVHGRSFSEIAEVLGISRRAVTKHMARAVAACEETK, encoded by the coding sequence ATGAACGGAAAGACAGACGAAATAGCGGCGCTCTATATCGCCGAACACGAACGCCTGAAGCGGCAGATCGGCAGTCGTCTGGGTTGCTCCAGCACCGCAAGCGATCTTGTTCACGACATCTTCCTCCGTCTTTGGGAACGAACTGCCGTACGTCTTGCGGAACCGGCCGCCTACCTGACGCGCAGCGCACGCAACGCCACGATAGATCACATCAGGGCGGAGAGAAGGCGCAGCGAGTTCTTCGGCGGCTTTGTGTCTGAACAATATGCTGCCCATTCTGCGTCCCCCGAGGATGTCGTTTCCGCCCGGCAGGAACTGCGCAGCATTCATGACGCCTTGGCCGAATTGCCCACGCGCACGAGGCATATTTTTCTTCTCAACCGCGTCCACGGCAGAAGCTTTTCCGAAATCGCTGAAGTGCTCGGAATATCCCGGCGCGCCGTTACCAAGCACATGGCACGCGCTGTCGCTGCTTGTGAAGAGACCAAATAG